One window of Bos mutus isolate GX-2022 chromosome 29, NWIPB_WYAK_1.1, whole genome shotgun sequence genomic DNA carries:
- the ARHGAP32 gene encoding rho GTPase-activating protein 32 isoform X5, which produces MKSRPTKQKLKQRGILKERVFGCDLGEHLLNSGFEVPQVLQSCTAFIERYGIVDGIYRLSGVASNIQRLRHEFDSEHVPDLTKEPYVQDIHSVGSLCKLYFRELPNPLLTYQLYEKFSDAVSAATDEERLIKIHDVIQQLPPPHYRTLEFLMRHLSLLADYCSITNMHAKNLAIVWAPNLLRSKQIESACFSGTAAFMEVRIQSVVVEFILNHVDVLFSGKINAVIQEGAASLSRPKSLLVSSPSTKLLTLEEAQARTQAQVTSPIVTENKYIEVGEGPAALQGKFHTIIEFPLERRRPQNKMKKSPVGSWRSFFNLGKSSSVSKRKLQRNESEPSEMKAMALKGGRAEGTLRSAKSEESLTSLHAVDGDSKLFRPRRPRSSSDALSASFNGEMLGNRCNSYDNLPHDNGSEEEVGLLHIPALVSPHSAEDVDLSPPDIGVASLDFDPMSFQCSPPKPESECLESGASFLDSLGYSKDKQSTDKKDMETGGSQSQTPGSTASSEPVSPLQEKLSPFFTLDLSPTEEKASKPSSFTEKVVYAFSPKIGRKISKSPSLNISEPISVTLPARVSEVISPVATTAAQNAPSAAWNKSSEESDVINRSPTQVVKRKANEREAQEGCECEAQPPDQGAAADVGSPGKEEPASSSQSKAVPSGQTQTGTDTHDPPQDSVPVSSVSLIPPPPPPKNAARLLALALAESAQQASTQPLKRPGTSPAACAHCGDAAVSAAEDRPPAPYSSVTLEKAYFQTDRPAEQPHLQNKGPGHGDQPVPDTAAAGDYTHSSTTDSTGQSPPADLPGDQPHRIYLSGDPEKARVTSVPLADSKSDDLITFPEDQSVRTSVPTVSFVDHDQLHFYSGDEPPSYLGASMDKPHHPSELADRSPAPSHLPRDKICPPSESPEENTSTAPLAYMTHAPAAAIASASEASWDVAEQPSAVEYVTATLQRAQRASRPLPLPPSQRPAEQPPVLGQVQTTASIGLTNPHKVQGAVPAPERPPEPRGMGDPAPVLVGDGGAAAQCPASAPAPQPVLPEKVREGARAPALHLRAESVPAHASCGFPTPAPPTRTMESRLARALHSGSADGAGSAGYHSFVAAASAEEALPLPLPVPQAKHGPLKTAYPTFTRPDLTTEPFGPENCLHFSMTPNCQFRPQSVPPHHGKAEPHPVYASRSEPPASTGPRYNTYVAPGRSVSGHHPKLCSRAEYVSSLSSSVRGGCYPEDMPPYPTIRRVQSLHAPPSSMIRSVPISRTEVPPDEEPAYCPRPLYQYKPYQSSQARSDYHVTQLQPYFENGRVHYRYSPYASSAGSYYSPDGALCDVDAYGTVQLRPLHRLPGRDLAFLAPRLQGKNVYAFAGGAASRPRPSVASYFPANDHNVVHMPPVADAKHAYASWDLEDLEKYRLQSIRRESRARQKAKGPVVSQYDNMSPAGAPDDLGGIYVIHLRSKSDPGKTGLLSVAEGKEGRHPAKALSPEGEDRFYRKHAEPELERAPHHQGGYGNGQPEKPCLPQKQSSIRNRKLHDTGCSLPEHRPHQEASHRQLCDPKNGPPFPQGAGPLDYGPKGLPDPAEPVSYLNSGGKYVPSGPESLRPSHKEVRLPKELERPRARQPPAAEKHPRDCYKEEEHLSQSALPPPKPERSHSLKLHHPQSADRDPGVLYHYHTHGKRPGRGTAGPQYDNLEGYHSPPQHQRGGFGAAAMGPYMPPGFPHPQSRTYATALGQGAFLPTELALQPPETQVHAE; this is translated from the exons aACACTGGAGTTCCTAATGAGACACTTGTCTCTTTTAGCTGACTATTGCTCCATCACAAATATGCATGCAAAAAACCTAGCCATCGTTTGGGCTCCAAACCTGCTAAG ATCAAAGCAGATAGAATCTGCCTGCTTCAGCGGGACGGCAGCTTTCATGGAAGTGAGGATTCAGTCCGTGGTCGTGGAGTTCATCCTCAACCATGTCGACGTGCTCTTCAGTGGGAAGATCAATGCAGTCATTCAGGAAGGGGCAG cttCTCTATCAAGACCCAAGTCCCTGCTGGTCTCGTCTCCATCTACCAAGCTGCTGACACTGGAGGAAGCCCAGGCACGAACACAGGCTCAGGTCACTTCTCCAATTGTGACcgaaaataaatacattgaagTAGGAGAAGGACCTGCTGCACTCCAGGGGAAATTTCATACCATAATCGAGTTCCCACTTGAAAG GAGGAGGcctcaaaataaaatgaaaaaatctcCCGTGGGGAGCTGGCGTTCCTTTTTCAACTTGGGGAAATCGTCCTCTGTTTCTAAACGGAAGTTGCAGCGTAATGAGAGTGAGCCCTCCGAGATGAAAGCCATGGCTCTGAAAG GTGGCAGGGCAGAAGGCACCCTCCGCTCAGCTAAAAGTGAAGAGTCTCTTACTTCTCTCCATGCAGTTGATG GTGACTCCAAGCTGTTCCGACCCAGAAGACCCAGATCTAGCAGTGATGCCCTGAGCGCCTCGTTTAATGGCGAGATGCTGGGGAACCGCTGCAACTCCTATGACAACCTGCCCCACGACAACGGAAGCGAGGAGGAAGTTGGGCTGTTGCACATTCCGGCTCTCGTGTCTCCGCACTCGGCTGAGGACGTTGACTTGAGCCCACCAGACATCGGAGTAGCCAGCCTGGATTTTGATCCGATGTCATTTCAGTGCAGTCCTCCTAAGCCTGAATCAGAATGTCTGGAGAGCGGGGCTTCCTTCTTAGACTCCTTGGGCTACTCCAAGGATAAACAGAGTACCGATAAGAAGGATATGGAAACAGGCGGTAGCCAGTCACAGACTCCAGGAAGCACTGCAAGttctgaacctgtgtctcctcttcAGGAGAAGCTGAGTCCATTCTTCACCCTGGACTTGAGCCCCACTGAAGAGAAAGCATCGAAGCCATCCTCGTTCACCGAAAAGGTTGTCTATGCTTTTTCTCCAAAGATCGGACGGAAGATAAGCAAATCACCCTCTCTGAACATATCCGAGCCCATTTCAGTGACCCTTCCCGCCCGGGTGTCAGAAGTCATCAGCCCCGTCGCAACCACGGCAGCTCAGAACGCACCTTCTGCAGCCTGGAACAAAAGTAGCGAAGAAAGTGATGTCATAAATAGATCCCCCACCCAGGTagtaaagagaaaagcaaacgaGAGAGAGGCCCAGGAAGGGTGTGAGTGTGAAGCCCAGCCCCCGGACCAGGGGGCTGCCGCAGACGTAGGCTCaccagggaaggaggagcctgcCTCAAGCAGTCAGAGTAAGGCTGTGCCTTCTGGACAGACTCAGACAG GAACAGACACACATGACCCCCCTCAGGATTCCGTTCCTGTAAGCTCAGTCTCTCTTATCCCACCGCCACCGCCTCCGAAAAACGCGGCACGCCTGCTGGCGCTGGCGTTGGCAGAGTCTGCACAGCAGGCCTCCACCCAGCCACTGAAGAGACCAGGCACATCCCCGGCTGCCTGTGCACACTGTGGGGACGCGGCGGTGTCTGCTGCCGAGGACAGACCGCCTGCTCCCTACTCTAGCGTTACTCTCGAGAAAGCCTATTTCCAAACCGACAGGCCAGCAGAGCAGCCCCACCTCCAGAACAAGGGCCCTGGGCATGGTGACCAGCCAGTGCCAGACACAGCAGCTGCCGGGGACTATACCCATTCCAGCACCACTGACTCCACGGGGCAGTCCCCCCCGGCAGACTTACCAGGCGATCAGCCACATCGAATCTATTTATCTGGGGACCCAGAGAAGGCCAGAGTCACTTCCGTTCCCTTGGCAGACTCAAAGTCTGATGATCTCATCACTTTCCCTGAAGACCAGTCTGTGAGGACCAGTGTGCCGACCGTCTCCTTTGTGGACCACGATCAGCTCCATTTCTACAGTGGAGATGAGCCTCCTTCTTACCTTGGTGCAAGCATGGATAAGCCCCATCACCCTTCAGAACTTGCAGACAGAAGTCCTGCCCCTTCTCATTTGCCTAGGGACAAAATCTGCCCTCCTTCCGAGTCCCCTGAAGAGAACACCAGCACAGCCCCCCTGGCATACATGACGCATGCTCCAGCAGCAGCCATAGCAAGTGCCAGCGAAGCCAGCTGGGACGTGGCGGAACAGCCCAGCGCAGTGGAGTATGTAACCGCCACCCTTCAGCGTGCTCAACGAGCCAGCCGTCCCCTACCCCTACCTCCTTCCCAGAGACCTGCAGAGCAGCCCCCAGTCCTGGGGCAGGTACAGACCACAGCCAGTATAGGACTAACCAATCCCCATAAG GTTCAAGGAGCAGTTCCGGCTCCGGAGAGGCCGCCTGAACCCAGGGGCATGGGTGACCCTGCACCTGTCCTGGTTGGGGATGGCGGGGCCGCTGCACAGTGCCCAGCCTCCGCTCCAGCTCCCCAGCCCGTCCTTCCTGAAAAGGTGCGGGAAGGCGCCAGGGCACCCGCGCTGCACCTGCGTGCCGAGTCTGTGCCCGCGCACGCTTCCTGTGGCTTCCCCACCCCGGCGCCCCCCACCAGGACCATGGAGAGCAGACTGGCCAGGGCCCTCCACTCGGGCAGCGCCGACGGGGCGGGCAGCGCCGGGTACCACTCCTTCGTTGCCGCTGCCTCCGCGGAAGAGGCCTTGCCTTTGCCCCTCCCTGTCCCACAAGCCAAGCACGGCCCTCTTAAGACTGCTTACCCCACGTTCACCAGGCCCGACCTCACCACGGAGCCCTTCGGTCCAGAAAACTGTCTGCATTTCAGTATGACCCCAAACTGCCAGTTCCGCCCCCAGAGCGTGCCACCCCATCACGGGAAAGCAGAGCCACACCCAGTGTATGCATCCAGGTCGGAGCCACCAGCCTCCACAGGCCCCCGGTACAACACGTACGTGGCCCCGGGGAGAAGCGTGTCTGGACACCACCCGAAGCTGTGTAGCCGGGCAGAGTATGTGTCCTCACTGAGCTCGTCCGTCAGGGGTGGCTGCTACCCCGAGGACATGCCGCCGTACCCCACCATCCGCCGGGTGCAGTCTCTGCACGCGCCTCCGTCCTCCATGATCCGCTCTGTCCCCATCTCTAGGACAGAGGTGCCCCCAGATGAGGAGCCCGCCTACTGCCCACGACCCCTGTACCAGTATAAGCCATATCAGTCATCCCAGGCCCGCTCGGACTACCACGTCACTCAGCTGCAGCCTTACTTCGAGAATGGCCGGGTGCACTACCGGTACAGCCCCTACGCCAGCTCGGCCGGTTCCTACTACAGCCCCGACGGCGCTCTGTGCGACGTGGACGCCTACGGCACGGTGCAGCTGCGGCCCCTGCACCGCCTGCCCGGCCGCGACCTGGCCTTCCTCGCCCCGCGGCTGCAGGGCAAGAATGTGTACGCGTTCGCCGGGGGTGCGGCCTCGCGCCCCCGGCCCAGTGTGGCCAGCTACTTCCCGGCCAATGACCACAACGTGGTCCACATGCCCCCGGTGGCCGACGCGAAGCACGCATACGCCTCGTGGGACCTGGAGGACCTGGAGAAATACCGCCTGCAGTCCATCCGCAGGGAGAGCCGTGCGCGGCAGAAGGCCAAGGGGCCCGTCGTGTCCCAGTACGACAACATGAGCCCGGCCGGCGCACCGGACGACCTGGGCGGCATCTATGTCATCCACTTGCGCAGCAAGTCGgatcctgggaaaactggactcCTCTCGGTGGCCGAGGGCAAGGAGGGGCGGCACCCAGCCAAGGCCCTGAGCCCCGAGGGGGAGGACCGCTTCTACCGGAAGCACGCAGAGCCGGAGCTGGAGCGCGCACCCCACCACCAGGGCGGGTACGGCAATGGGCAGCCGGAGAAGCCGTGCCTCCCCCAGAAGCAGAGCAGCATCAGGAACCGAAAGCTGCACGACACGGGCTGCAGCCTCCCCGAGCATAGGCCGCATCAGGAAGCAAGCCATAGGCAGCTGTGTGACCCGAAGAACGGGCCCCCTTTCCCCCAGGGAGCTGGCCCGCTAGACTACGGGCCCAAAGGGCTTCCAGACCCTGCCGAGCCTGTCAGCTACCTTAACTCTGGAGGGAAATACGTGCCGTCAGGGCCGGAGTCTTTAAGACCGAGCCACAAAGAGGTGCGGCTCCCCAAGGAGCTGGAGCGGCCCCGGGCCCGGCAGCCTCCGGCTGCAGAGAAGCACCCCAGAGACTGCTACAAGGAGGAGGAGCACCTGTCGCAGTCCGCGCTCCCGCCCCCTAAGCCAGAGAGGAGTCACAGCCTCAAACTGCACCACCCTCAGAGCGCGGACAGGGACCCCGGCGTGCTGTACCACTACCACACCCACGGCAAGCGCCCGGGCCGGGGGACTGCCGGGCCGCAGTACGATAACCTGGAGGGCTACCACTCCCCGCCCCAGCACCAGCGAGGGGGCTTCGGAGCAGCAGCAATGGGCCCGTACATGCCCCCCGGCTTCCCCCATCCCCAGAGCAGGACATACGCCACAGCTCTGGGGCAGGGCGCCTTCCTGCCCACAGAGCTGGCCTTGCAGCCTCCTGAAACGCAGGTCCATGCAGAATGA